A stretch of the Bradyrhizobium arachidis genome encodes the following:
- the panD gene encoding aspartate 1-decarboxylase encodes MQITLMKGKIHRASVTEADLHYQGSISIDRTLIDAAGFLINERVEIYNIDTGARFATYVIEAPRGSSIVGLNGAAARLAIPGDKVIIVAYASFEDGEARVFKPRVVLVNEENRLLPSLTEALVD; translated from the coding sequence ATGCAGATCACTTTGATGAAAGGCAAAATTCATCGTGCCTCGGTGACCGAAGCCGATCTGCACTATCAGGGCTCGATATCAATTGATCGCACGCTTATCGATGCCGCAGGGTTTCTGATCAATGAACGTGTTGAAATCTACAACATCGACACCGGCGCCCGTTTTGCAACGTACGTGATAGAGGCACCCAGAGGGTCAAGCATTGTAGGTCTGAACGGCGCGGCCGCGCGACTTGCGATCCCCGGCGACAAGGTGATCATCGTGGCGTACGCCTCCTTTGAGGACGGCGAAGCGAGAGTGTTCAAGCCACGTGTCGTGCTAGTCAACGAAGAGAATCGCTTGTTGCCCAGTTTGACCGAAGCGTTGGTCGACTGA
- a CDS encoding 8-amino-7-oxononanoate synthase, translating into MNLTPNVASYVSELRALKDDNRLRSLNPRAGIDFSSNDYLALASAPRMRTAIAAALEAGTPIGAGGSRLLRGNCAAHEILEYEAARFFGADAALFFGGGYVANFAVLTTLPQRGDLVVLDSLVHASTREGVRAGRAEFRESIHNESQSVEDTIRSWRSLGGKGRVWIAVESLYSMDGDFAPLHELCAIADRLDAFLIVDEAHATGGYGEQGRGLTAPYEGRQNLVVVHTCGKALGAVGALVTATGVLRDFMINRCRPFIFATAPSPLMAVAVREALSILQEEPDRQQRLAHLVDFANRQIEARGWRPSGSQIVPHIVGDNARAMALASALQSRGFDIRGIRPPTVPAGTARLRMSLTLNVSEAEVSALLDALAEEKGTGVR; encoded by the coding sequence ATGAATCTCACTCCCAACGTTGCCAGCTACGTTAGTGAACTGCGGGCGCTCAAGGACGACAACCGGCTGCGCAGCCTCAATCCACGCGCGGGCATCGATTTTTCATCAAATGATTATCTTGCCCTTGCGAGCGCGCCGCGCATGAGGACGGCAATCGCCGCCGCGCTGGAGGCCGGCACTCCGATCGGGGCTGGTGGGTCCCGACTCCTGCGGGGAAATTGTGCGGCGCATGAAATTCTCGAATACGAAGCTGCAAGGTTCTTCGGAGCAGACGCGGCGTTGTTTTTCGGCGGCGGATACGTCGCCAATTTTGCCGTTCTGACGACGCTGCCTCAGCGGGGAGATCTGGTCGTACTTGATTCCCTCGTGCACGCGAGCACCCGCGAAGGAGTCCGGGCAGGCCGGGCCGAGTTCCGCGAAAGCATCCACAACGAATCTCAGTCGGTGGAAGACACCATTCGGAGTTGGCGATCGCTCGGAGGAAAGGGGCGTGTCTGGATCGCTGTCGAAAGTCTCTACAGCATGGACGGCGATTTCGCTCCGCTGCACGAGCTCTGCGCCATCGCTGATCGACTGGATGCGTTCCTGATCGTGGACGAGGCTCATGCCACGGGGGGTTATGGCGAGCAGGGGAGGGGACTGACCGCTCCGTATGAGGGGCGCCAAAATCTGGTGGTCGTTCATACCTGCGGCAAGGCGTTGGGAGCCGTGGGCGCGCTTGTCACAGCAACCGGAGTGCTGCGCGACTTCATGATCAACCGCTGCCGCCCATTCATTTTTGCGACAGCGCCTTCGCCTTTGATGGCGGTTGCGGTACGGGAAGCGCTATCAATTCTGCAGGAGGAGCCCGACAGGCAGCAGCGCCTGGCCCATCTGGTCGATTTTGCGAATCGACAGATCGAAGCGCGGGGCTGGCGTCCCTCGGGCTCTCAGATCGTGCCGCATATCGTTGGTGACAACGCGCGTGCGATGGCTTTGGCATCCGCACTGCAGTCTCGCGGTTTCGATATCCGCGGGATACGCCCACCAACTGTGCCGGCTGGCACCGCGCGCTTGCGGATGTCTCTGACGCTCAACGTAAGCGAAGCCGAAGTTAGTGCGTTGCTTGACGCATTGGCGGAGGAGAAGGGAACAGGGGTTCGATGA
- the bioD gene encoding dethiobiotin synthase, protein MTSRIVVTGTDTDVGKTVFAAAVSNAIGALYWKPVQSGLQSETDSRIVMQLGGLSKDRIVPERWSLGTPASPHRAAEIDGLQIDPEALHVPDTGGRPLVIEGAGGLMVPLNRSTLYIDVIARWGLPIVLCTRTTLGTINHSLLSLEAVRRRRIDVLGVAFIGDEQPDSEGIICDIGRARRLGRLPHLSPLTRQTLQAAFARSFDLDDFKP, encoded by the coding sequence ATGACCTCTCGGATCGTGGTCACCGGAACGGATACCGACGTCGGAAAGACCGTATTCGCGGCGGCGGTCAGCAATGCGATTGGGGCGCTCTATTGGAAACCCGTTCAGTCGGGCCTCCAATCCGAAACGGATTCGAGGATCGTCATGCAACTAGGTGGACTTTCCAAGGATCGCATCGTTCCTGAACGATGGAGTTTGGGTACGCCGGCTTCGCCGCATCGTGCCGCCGAAATCGACGGTCTTCAAATTGATCCGGAAGCACTCCACGTCCCTGATACCGGAGGACGCCCGCTCGTCATCGAGGGAGCCGGCGGATTGATGGTGCCGCTAAATCGCAGCACGCTCTATATCGACGTTATCGCCCGGTGGGGCCTACCGATAGTCCTTTGCACGCGCACCACGCTCGGTACCATTAATCATTCGCTTCTGTCACTTGAAGCCGTGCGACGTCGAAGAATCGACGTCTTGGGTGTCGCATTTATTGGGGATGAGCAGCCCGACAGCGAGGGCATCATCTGTGATATCGGGCGGGCACGCCGCCTAGGCCGACTGCCTCACCTCTCTCCGCTCACAAGACAGACGCTGCAGGCTGCATTCGCCCGCTCGTTTGATCTCGATGATTTCAAGCCATGA
- a CDS encoding adenosylmethionine--8-amino-7-oxononanoate transaminase has translation MILKSGSHIWHPFTQHALQRQMTKVARAKGAYLYAEDGRRIIDAISSWWVVTHGHCHPNIVRAIQSQAESLNQIIFAGHTHEPAEEVAALLLKLAPAGLDYVFFSDSGSTSVEVALKMALGYWRNVGERRSRIVVMEHSYHGDTIGTMSIGARGVFNAAYEPLLFDVTTLPFPVAGREQATLDALDAACREHDAAALVVEPLVLGAGGMLMYPAWVLREMKRICETWGGLLIADEVMTGWGRTGTLFACSQAEVSPDIACYSKGLTGGSLPLAVTLCSAELFEAHYSKDRARTFFHSSSYTANPIACAAAKANIDLWQTDECSERVASVSWMQECKIKPLRSDERFENVRRTGTITALELRVRDAGYLASVGPKLEAFFRNRNLLLRPLGNTIYVMPPYCATAEDLGEIYAAIQEAPEAVQALGA, from the coding sequence ATGATCCTCAAAAGCGGCTCGCATATCTGGCATCCCTTCACGCAACACGCGCTGCAGCGGCAGATGACGAAGGTCGCACGCGCGAAGGGCGCCTATCTCTATGCCGAGGATGGCCGTCGCATTATCGACGCTATCTCGTCCTGGTGGGTGGTAACTCATGGCCACTGTCATCCAAACATCGTCCGCGCTATTCAGAGTCAGGCAGAAAGCCTGAACCAGATTATTTTTGCCGGCCATACTCACGAACCGGCCGAAGAGGTCGCTGCGCTGTTGTTGAAGCTCGCACCTGCCGGGCTCGACTACGTCTTCTTCTCCGATAGCGGCTCGACCAGCGTAGAAGTGGCCCTGAAGATGGCGCTCGGCTACTGGCGCAATGTCGGTGAGAGACGCTCGCGCATCGTTGTGATGGAGCATTCGTATCATGGCGACACGATCGGAACAATGTCCATCGGAGCGCGCGGCGTGTTCAATGCTGCGTATGAGCCGCTACTCTTCGACGTTACGACGCTCCCGTTTCCGGTCGCCGGTCGAGAGCAGGCAACTTTAGATGCGCTCGATGCAGCGTGCCGCGAGCACGATGCAGCGGCTCTGGTCGTCGAGCCTCTGGTATTAGGCGCGGGCGGCATGCTGATGTACCCTGCCTGGGTGCTGAGGGAGATGAAGCGGATCTGCGAAACGTGGGGCGGCCTGCTTATTGCCGATGAAGTCATGACCGGTTGGGGCCGCACGGGAACGCTGTTCGCCTGTTCGCAGGCCGAAGTGTCGCCGGACATCGCATGCTATTCGAAGGGCCTCACTGGCGGATCGCTCCCGCTCGCGGTCACCCTGTGTAGCGCGGAGCTGTTCGAGGCGCACTATTCCAAGGACCGTGCACGAACGTTTTTTCACTCGAGCTCGTATACCGCAAATCCGATAGCGTGTGCCGCGGCCAAGGCGAATATTGATCTTTGGCAAACTGATGAGTGCAGCGAGCGCGTCGCATCAGTGTCTTGGATGCAGGAGTGCAAAATCAAACCGCTCCGGTCCGACGAGCGCTTCGAGAACGTTCGTCGGACTGGGACGATCACAGCGCTTGAATTAAGAGTGCGAGACGCAGGCTATCTGGCGAGTGTTGGCCCAAAGCTTGAGGCGTTCTTCAGAAATCGCAATCTGCTGCTTCGTCCGCTCGGGAACACAATCTACGTCATGCCGCCCTATTGCGCGACTGCAGAGGACCTCGGTGAGATCTATGCCGCAATCCAAGAGGCACCCGAGGCGGTGCAAGCGTTAGGAGCATAG
- a CDS encoding acyl-CoA carboxylase subunit beta, giving the protein MISVIEKLEAQRAGARLGGGEKRIEAQHARGKLTARERIELLLDKGSFEEFDMFVEHRSTEFGMEKSKVPGDGVVTGWGTINGRKTFVFAKDFTVFGGSLSETHALKITKLQDMAMKARAPIIGLYDAGGARIQEGVAALAGYSYVFRRNVLASGVIPQISVIMGPCAGGDVYSPAMTDFIFMVKNTSYMFVTGPDVVKTVTNEVVTAEELGGASVHATRSSIADGAFENDVETLLQMRRLIDFLPSNNTDGVPEWPSFDSIERLDMSLDTLIPDNPNKPYDMKELILKVVDEGDFFEIQEAFAKNIVTGFGRIAGRTVGFVANQPMVLAGVLDSDASRKAARFVRFCDAFNIPIVTFVDVPGFLPGTSQEYGGLIKHGAKLLFAYSQCTVPLVTVITRKAYGGAFDVMASKEIGADMNYAWPTAQIAVMGAKGAVEIIFRSDIGDPDKIAARTKEYEDRFLSPFIAAERGYIDDVIMPHSTRKRIARALAMLKDKKVEIPAKKHDNLPL; this is encoded by the coding sequence ATGATCTCTGTAATCGAGAAACTCGAAGCGCAACGCGCCGGTGCCAGGCTCGGCGGCGGGGAGAAGCGCATCGAGGCGCAGCATGCCCGCGGCAAGCTGACCGCCCGCGAGCGCATCGAGCTCCTGCTCGACAAGGGATCGTTCGAGGAGTTCGACATGTTCGTCGAGCACCGCTCGACCGAGTTCGGCATGGAGAAGTCCAAGGTGCCGGGCGACGGCGTCGTCACCGGCTGGGGCACCATCAACGGCCGCAAGACCTTCGTGTTCGCCAAGGACTTTACGGTGTTCGGCGGCTCGCTCTCCGAGACCCATGCGCTCAAGATCACGAAGCTCCAGGACATGGCGATGAAGGCGCGAGCGCCGATCATCGGCCTCTATGACGCCGGCGGCGCACGCATCCAGGAGGGCGTCGCCGCGCTGGCCGGCTATTCCTATGTGTTCCGCCGCAACGTGCTTGCCTCGGGTGTGATTCCGCAGATCTCCGTCATCATGGGCCCCTGCGCCGGCGGCGACGTCTATTCGCCCGCCATGACCGACTTCATCTTCATGGTGAAGAACACCAGCTACATGTTTGTCACCGGCCCCGACGTCGTGAAGACCGTCACCAACGAGGTCGTCACAGCCGAGGAGCTCGGCGGCGCCTCGGTGCACGCCACGCGCTCCTCGATCGCGGATGGCGCCTTCGAGAACGACGTCGAGACACTCCTGCAGATGCGGCGCCTGATCGACTTCCTGCCGTCCAACAACACCGACGGCGTGCCGGAATGGCCAAGCTTCGATTCCATCGAGCGTCTCGACATGTCCTTGGACACGCTGATCCCCGACAATCCGAACAAGCCCTACGACATGAAGGAGCTGATCCTCAAGGTCGTGGACGAGGGCGATTTCTTCGAGATCCAGGAGGCCTTTGCCAAGAACATCGTCACCGGGTTTGGCCGCATCGCCGGCCGCACCGTCGGCTTCGTCGCCAACCAGCCGATGGTGCTGGCGGGCGTGCTCGACAGCGACGCCTCGCGGAAAGCCGCGCGCTTCGTCCGCTTCTGCGACGCCTTCAACATCCCGATCGTCACCTTCGTCGACGTGCCGGGCTTCCTGCCGGGTACGAGCCAGGAGTATGGTGGCCTGATCAAGCACGGCGCAAAACTGCTGTTCGCCTACTCGCAGTGCACCGTGCCGCTGGTCACCGTCATCACCCGAAAAGCCTATGGCGGCGCCTTCGACGTCATGGCGTCCAAGGAGATCGGCGCCGACATGAACTACGCCTGGCCGACTGCGCAGATCGCGGTCATGGGCGCCAAGGGCGCAGTCGAGATCATCTTCCGCAGTGACATCGGCGACCCCGACAAGATCGCCGCCCGCACCAAGGAATACGAAGACCGCTTCCTGTCACCGTTCATTGCCGCCGAGCGTGGCTACATCGACGACGTCATCATGCCGCACTCAACCCGCAAGCGCATCGCCCGCGCGCTGGCGATGCTGAAGGACAAGAAAGTGGAAATACCCGCGAAGAAGCACGACAATTTGCCGCTGTGA
- a CDS encoding acetyl/propionyl/methylcrotonyl-CoA carboxylase subunit alpha, with amino-acid sequence MFKKILIANRGEIACRVIKTARQMGIETVAVYSEADRDALHVEMADEAILIGPPAAAESYLVIEKIVEACRKTGAEAVHPGYGFLSEREAFPRALKAAGVVFIGPNPDAIAAMGDKIESKKAAAKTKVSTVPGYLGVIEDDKHAVRIADEIGYPVMIKASAGGGGKGMRIAHSKSEVAEGFNLAKAEAKASFGDDRVFVEKFIVDPRHIEIQVLGDKHGNVIYLGERECSIQRRNQKVIEEAPSPLLDESTRRKMGEQAVALAKAVNYDSAGTVEFVAGQDKSFYFLEMNTRLQVEHPVTELVTGIDLVEQMIRVAAGEKLAIAQKDVTLTGWAVESRLYAEDPFRNFLPSIGRLVKYRPPAELSKDGITVRNDTGVQEGGEISIHYDPMIAKLVTHAPSRAAAIEAQATALDAFYVDGIRHNIPFLSALMNHPRWREGNLSTGFIAEEFPKGFAPRAAEGEVARRIAAVGAAIDHVLGERKRQISGQMGGRVVQRERRRAVWLDREEIQLEVARESETIAIRFVDAEGKAGKPHLLDSPWKPGDPVWQGTVDGQFIAVQARPIPNGIRLAHQGVEVPVYVWTETEATSARLMPVTTASDTGKKLLCPMPGLVVSIAVTEGQEVKAGETLAVVEAMKMQNVLRAERDGTVKKIHACAGATLAVDALILEFA; translated from the coding sequence ATGTTCAAGAAAATTCTGATCGCCAATCGCGGTGAAATCGCCTGCCGGGTCATCAAGACTGCCCGCCAGATGGGAATTGAGACTGTCGCGGTCTATTCCGAGGCCGACCGCGATGCCTTGCATGTGGAGATGGCCGACGAGGCGATCCTGATCGGGCCGCCGGCCGCCGCCGAGAGCTATCTGGTGATCGAGAAGATCGTCGAGGCCTGCCGCAAGACCGGTGCCGAGGCCGTGCATCCCGGCTACGGCTTTCTCTCCGAGCGTGAAGCCTTCCCGCGCGCCTTGAAGGCCGCAGGCGTCGTGTTCATTGGCCCCAACCCGGATGCGATCGCCGCCATGGGCGACAAGATCGAATCCAAGAAGGCCGCCGCCAAGACAAAAGTCTCGACCGTGCCGGGCTATCTCGGCGTCATCGAGGACGACAAGCACGCAGTGCGGATCGCCGACGAGATCGGCTACCCCGTGATGATCAAGGCCTCCGCTGGCGGCGGCGGCAAGGGCATGCGTATCGCGCATTCCAAGAGCGAGGTCGCCGAAGGTTTTAATCTCGCCAAGGCCGAGGCCAAGGCCTCGTTCGGCGACGACCGGGTCTTCGTCGAAAAATTCATCGTCGATCCCCGCCACATCGAGATCCAGGTGCTCGGCGACAAGCACGGCAACGTGATCTATCTCGGCGAACGCGAATGCTCGATCCAGCGCCGCAACCAGAAGGTCATCGAGGAAGCGCCGTCGCCGCTGCTGGACGAGAGCACCCGCCGCAAGATGGGCGAGCAGGCGGTCGCACTCGCCAAAGCCGTGAACTACGACTCCGCCGGCACGGTCGAGTTCGTCGCAGGCCAGGACAAGAGCTTCTACTTCCTGGAGATGAACACCCGTCTCCAGGTCGAGCACCCCGTCACCGAACTGGTCACCGGCATCGACCTCGTCGAGCAGATGATCCGCGTCGCGGCCGGCGAGAAGCTGGCGATCGCGCAGAAGGACGTCACGCTGACCGGCTGGGCCGTGGAATCGCGCCTCTACGCCGAAGATCCGTTCCGCAACTTCCTGCCCTCGATCGGGCGGCTAGTGAAATACCGCCCGCCAGCGGAGTTGAGCAAGGACGGCATTACCGTGCGCAACGACACCGGTGTGCAGGAGGGCGGCGAGATCTCGATCCATTACGATCCGATGATCGCAAAGCTCGTCACCCATGCGCCGTCGCGGGCGGCAGCGATCGAAGCGCAGGCGACCGCGCTCGATGCGTTCTATGTCGACGGCATCAGGCACAACATTCCGTTCCTGTCGGCGCTGATGAACCATCCGCGCTGGCGCGAGGGCAATCTCTCGACCGGCTTCATCGCGGAAGAGTTCCCCAAGGGCTTTGCGCCGCGTGCGGCCGAAGGCGAGGTCGCACGGCGGATCGCCGCCGTCGGGGCCGCCATCGATCACGTGTTAGGGGAGCGCAAGCGGCAGATTTCCGGCCAGATGGGCGGCCGCGTCGTGCAGCGCGAGCGGCGCCGCGCAGTGTGGCTCGATCGCGAGGAGATCCAGCTCGAGGTCGCCCGTGAGAGCGAGACAATCGCAATCCGCTTCGTCGATGCCGAGGGCAAGGCCGGCAAGCCGCATCTGCTGGACTCGCCGTGGAAGCCCGGCGACCCGGTCTGGCAGGGCACGGTCGACGGTCAGTTCATCGCGGTGCAGGCGCGTCCGATTCCGAACGGCATCCGGCTGGCCCATCAGGGTGTCGAGGTGCCGGTCTATGTCTGGACCGAAACGGAAGCGACGTCCGCGCGCCTGATGCCGGTCACTACGGCGTCCGACACCGGCAAGAAGCTGCTGTGCCCGATGCCCGGTCTCGTGGTCTCTATCGCGGTAACCGAAGGCCAGGAGGTCAAGGCCGGCGAAACGTTGGCGGTCGTCGAAGCCATGAAGATGCAGAACGTGCTGCGCGCCGAGCGCGACGGCACGGTGAAGAAGATCCACGCCTGCGCCGGCGCGACGCTGGCGGTGGACGCGTTGATCCTGGAGTTTGCCTGA
- a CDS encoding methylmalonyl-CoA mutase subunit beta, which translates to MEDERLEFASAFAPASREDWRRLVDEVLKGAPFEKLIGRTYDGLRIEPVYGRVKNVAPIQGRTPAAPWQILQRIDHPDAAAANAQALTDLENGATGLALVFAGGSGSHGRGLEPTAEAVGRVLQDVHLDAGISLELQVGPQSRMAAIHIAEYLKARAIDPAACDVRFGLDPLAACATWGYSPYAWEEIISAVTSGIKGLAGLGFKGPFASADGRVIHDAGGSEVQELAFVLACGIAYLRAIEGAGIPLEQAQGLVYARLAADADQFLTMAKFRALRLLWARIEQACGLAPKPLFIAADTAWRMLTQRDPYVNMLRATMATFAAGLAGANAITVLPHTLALGLPDPFARRVARNTQLLLLEESNLAKVSDPAAGAGGIEALTSELCEAAWALFQETEKAGGAFAALQQGLIQDKVANTRKAREGNIAKRRDVLTGVSEFPNLQEVETKVLDAKPVVLPSVGEQKYTFEALTPIRLAEPFEALRDESDTALKLQGARPRVFLANLGTPADFTARATFAKSFFEAGGIEAVDSVGVAAPAELAAEFRSSDAELACLCSSDKVYAEDAEASARALKEAGARHIYLAGRLPESETAFRTAGIGSFIHVGCDALAILKAAYAWIQQPADHSLMASDPS; encoded by the coding sequence ATGGAAGACGAAAGGCTAGAATTCGCATCCGCCTTTGCCCCTGCTTCGCGTGAGGATTGGCGCAGGCTGGTTGACGAAGTGCTAAAGGGAGCGCCATTTGAGAAACTCATCGGCAGGACATACGACGGGCTAAGGATCGAACCGGTTTACGGGCGCGTGAAGAATGTTGCGCCGATTCAGGGACGAACTCCCGCCGCGCCATGGCAGATCTTGCAGCGGATCGATCATCCGGATGCTGCGGCCGCAAATGCCCAGGCACTCACAGATCTGGAGAATGGCGCTACAGGACTCGCGCTCGTGTTTGCCGGCGGCAGTGGCAGCCACGGCCGTGGCTTGGAACCGACCGCGGAAGCCGTCGGCAGGGTCTTGCAGGACGTTCACCTCGATGCCGGCATCAGCCTTGAATTACAGGTCGGCCCGCAGTCGCGGATGGCAGCAATCCATATTGCCGAATATCTCAAGGCAAGGGCCATCGACCCCGCTGCCTGCGACGTCCGCTTTGGCCTCGACCCGCTCGCCGCCTGCGCGACCTGGGGCTATAGCCCGTACGCCTGGGAAGAGATCATTTCCGCCGTGACCAGCGGCATCAAGGGGCTGGCTGGCCTTGGCTTCAAAGGCCCGTTTGCCTCCGCCGACGGTCGCGTGATCCACGACGCCGGCGGTTCGGAGGTGCAGGAGCTGGCCTTCGTGCTCGCCTGTGGCATCGCTTACTTACGCGCGATCGAAGGCGCCGGCATCCCGCTGGAACAGGCGCAGGGCTTGGTCTATGCGCGGCTTGCTGCCGATGCCGACCAGTTCTTGACCATGGCCAAATTCCGCGCGCTGCGGCTGCTCTGGGCACGCATCGAGCAGGCCTGCGGCTTGGCACCAAAACCGCTGTTCATCGCTGCCGACACAGCCTGGCGGATGCTGACCCAGCGCGATCCCTATGTGAACATGCTGCGCGCGACCATGGCAACCTTCGCTGCGGGCCTCGCCGGCGCCAACGCCATCACCGTGTTGCCGCATACGCTCGCGCTCGGGCTGCCCGATCCGTTCGCCCGACGCGTCGCGCGCAACACGCAGCTCCTGCTGCTCGAGGAGAGCAACCTCGCCAAGGTGTCCGATCCGGCCGCGGGGGCCGGCGGCATCGAGGCGCTGACATCGGAGCTGTGCGAAGCAGCCTGGGCGCTGTTCCAGGAGACCGAAAAGGCCGGCGGCGCGTTCGCCGCCCTCCAGCAGGGACTTATTCAGGACAAAGTCGCAAACACCCGTAAAGCCCGTGAGGGCAACATTGCAAAACGCCGCGACGTGCTGACTGGCGTGAGCGAGTTCCCAAATCTGCAGGAAGTCGAGACGAAGGTCCTGGATGCAAAGCCGGTGGTCCTTCCGTCTGTCGGCGAACAGAAATACACGTTTGAGGCGCTCACGCCGATCCGTCTCGCGGAGCCGTTCGAAGCGCTGCGCGACGAGTCGGATACAGCATTGAAGCTACAAGGTGCGAGGCCAAGAGTCTTCCTCGCCAATCTCGGCACGCCCGCCGATTTCACTGCGCGTGCGACCTTTGCAAAGAGCTTCTTCGAGGCCGGTGGAATTGAGGCTGTCGACAGCGTGGGCGTTGCAGCCCCAGCTGAGCTCGCTGCCGAATTCAGATCCTCTGATGCCGAACTCGCCTGCCTGTGTTCCAGCGATAAGGTCTACGCGGAGGACGCCGAAGCCTCCGCGCGAGCACTCAAGGAAGCCGGCGCCAGGCATATTTATCTGGCAGGACGCCTCCCTGAATCCGAGACCGCGTTTAGGACGGCGGGCATTGGCAGCTTCATTCATGTCGGGTGCGACGCATTGGCGATTCTGAAGGCAGCTTATGCCTGGATCCAACAACCGGCAGATCACTCTCTAATGGCAAGCGATCCTTCGTAA